From a single Miscanthus floridulus cultivar M001 chromosome 8, ASM1932011v1, whole genome shotgun sequence genomic region:
- the LOC136472742 gene encoding isoamylase SU1, chloroplastic isoform X3, protein MAQLPCVSSPRPLLAMPAGRWRAGVRARPNAAGAGAGRGRLRAAAARPVATAVQAEQDDGEEEVVVEERYALGGACRVLAGMPAPLGATALHGGVNFAVYSSGASAASLCLFTPDDLKADAVTEEVPLDPLLNRTGNVWHVFIHGDQLHDMLYGYRFDGVFAPERGQYYDVSNVVVDPYAKAVVSRGEYGVPAPGDNCWPQMAGMIPLPYSTFNWQGDLPLGYHQKDLVIYEMHLRGFTKHDSSNTKHPGTYIGAVSKLDHLKELGVNCIELMPCHEFNELEYFSSSFKMNFWGYSTINFFSPMARYSSSGIRESGRGAINEFKTFVREAHKRGIEVIMDVVFNHTAEGNEKGPILSFRGVDNSTYYMLAPKGEFYNYSGCGNTFNCNHPVVREFIVDCLRYWVTEMHVDGFRFDLASIMTRGCSLWDPVNVYGSPMEGDMITTGTPLVAPPLVDMISNDPILGDVKLIAEAWDAGGLYQVGKFPHWNVWSEWNGKYRDTVRQFIKGTDGFAGAFAECLCGSPQLYQAGGRKPWHSVNFVCAHDGFTLADLVTYNNKYNLSNGEDNRDGENHNLSWNCGEEGEFASLSVRRLRKRQMRNFFVCLMVSQGVPMFYMGDEYGHTKGGNNNTYCHDHYVSYFRWYKKEEQSSDLYRFCCLMTKFRKECESLGLEDFPTSERLQWHGHQPGKPDWSEASRFVAFTMVQT, encoded by the exons ATGGCGCAGCTCCCCTGCGTCTCGTCGCCGCGCCCGCTGCTCGCCATGCCCGCGGGCCggtggcgcgccggcgtgcgggcGCGGCCCAATGCGGCGGGAGCGGGAGCAGGGCGGGGGCGACTCCGCGCCGCCGCGGCGCGGCCCGTGGCCACGGCGGTGCAGGCGGAGCAGGATGAcggcgaggaggaggtggtggtggaggagaggTACGCGCTGGGCGGCGCGTGCAGGGTGCTCGCGGGAATGCCCGCGCCGCTGGGGGCCACCGCGCTCCACGGCGGGGTCAACTTCGCCGTCTACTCCAGCGGCGCCTCCGCCGCGTCGCTGTGCCTCTTCACCCCGGACGACCTCAAGGCG GATGCGGTGACTGAGGAGGTGCCCCTTGATCCCCTGCTCAACCGCACGGGAAACGTGTGGCACGTGTTTATCCATGGGGACCAGCTGCACGACATGCTCTACGGATACAGGTTCGATGGCGTGTTTGCCCCTGAGCGCGGCCAGTACTATGATGTGTCCAACGTCGTGGTGGATCCGTACGCCAAG GCAGTGGTAAGCCGAGGTGAATATGGTGTGCCTGCGCCTGGTGATAATTGCTGGCCTCAAATGGCTGGTATGATCCCTCTTCCGTATAGTACG TTTAACTGGCAAGGCGACCTACCCCTGGGGTATCATCAGAAGGACCTTGTCATCTATGAAATGCATTTGCGTGGGTTCACAAAGCATGATTCAAGCAACACAAAACACCCAGGAACTTACATTGGTGCTGTGTCAAAGCTTGACCATCTAAAG GAACTTGGAGTCAATTGTATAGAGTTAATGCCCTGCCATGAGTTCAACGAGCTAGAGTACTTCAGCTCCTCTTTCAA GATGAACTTCTGGGGATATTCCACAATAAATTTTTTCTCACCAATGGCAAGATATTCATCAAGTGGCATAAGAGAATCTGGACGCGGTGCCATAAATGAATTTAAAACTTTTGTAAGGGAGGCCCACAAACGGGGAATTGAG GTGATCATGGATGTTGTCTTCAATCATACAGCTGAAGGTAATGAGAAAGGCCCAATATTATCCTTTAGGGGGGTAGATAATAGTACATACTACATGCTTGCACCTAAG GGAGAGTTCTATAATTATTCTGGTTGTGGAAATACCTTCAATTGTAACCATCCTGTAGTCCGTGAATTTATAGTGGATTGCTTGAG ATACTGGGTAACAGAAATGCATGTTGATGGTTTTCGTTTTGACCTTGCATCTATAATGACCAGAGGATGCAG TCTATGGGATCCAGTTAACGTGTATGGAAGTCCAATGGAAGGTGACATGATTACAACAGGGACACCTCTTGTTGCCCCACCACTTGTTGACATGATTAGCAATGACCCAATTCTTGGAGATGTCAAG CTCATTGCTGAAGCATGGGATGCAGGAGGCCTCTATCAAGTAGGTAAATTTCCACACTGGAACGTTTGGTCAGAGTGGAATGGAAAG TATCGCGATACCGTGCGTCAGTTCATCAAGGGCACAGATGGATTTGCTGGTGCTTTTGCTGAATGCCTATGCGGAAGTCCACAGTTATACCAG GCAGGGGGGAGGAAGCCTTGGCACAGTGTCAACTTTGTATGTGCCCACGATGGATTTACACTGGCTGATTTGGTCACATACAATAACAAGTACAACTTGTCAAATGGTGAGGACAACAGAGATGGGGAGAATCATAATCTTAGCTGGAATTGTGGGGAG GAAGGAGAATTTGCAAGTTTGTCAGTCCGAAGATTAAGGAAGAGGCAAATGCGCAATTTCTTTGTTTGTCTTATGGTTTCTCAG GGAGTTCCAATGTTCTACATGGGCGATGAATATGGTCACACAAAGGGAGGGAACAACAATACATACTGCCATGACCACTAT GTCAGTTATTTCCGTTGGTATAAGAAGGAAGAACAATCCTCTGATTTGTACAGATTCTGCTGCCTCATGACCAAATTCCGCAA GGAATGTGAATCCCTTGGCCTTGAGGACTTCCCGACTTCAGAACGGTTGCAATGGCACGGTCATCAGCCAGGGAAGCCTGACTGGTCGGAGGCAAGCCGATTCGTTGCCTTCACCATGGTACAGACATAA
- the LOC136472742 gene encoding isoamylase SU1, chloroplastic isoform X2, whose amino-acid sequence MAQLPCVSSPRPLLAMPAGRWRAGVRARPNAAGAGAGRGRLRAAAARPVATAVQAEQDDGEEEVVVEERYALGGACRVLAGMPAPLGATALHGGVNFAVYSSGASAASLCLFTPDDLKADAVTEEVPLDPLLNRTGNVWHVFIHGDQLHDMLYGYRFDGVFAPERGQYYDVSNVVVDPYAKAVVSRGEYGVPAPGDNCWPQMAGMIPLPYSTFNWQGDLPLGYHQKDLVIYEMHLRGFTKHDSSNTKHPGTYIGAVSKLDHLKELGVNCIELMPCHEFNELEYFSSSFKYSSSGIRESGRGAINEFKTFVREAHKRGIEVIMDVVFNHTAEGNEKGPILSFRGVDNSTYYMLAPKGEFYNYSGCGNTFNCNHPVVREFIVDCLRYWVTEMHVDGFRFDLASIMTRGCSLWDPVNVYGSPMEGDMITTGTPLVAPPLVDMISNDPILGDVKLIAEAWDAGGLYQVGKFPHWNVWSEWNGKYRDTVRQFIKGTDGFAGAFAECLCGSPQLYQAGGRKPWHSVNFVCAHDGFTLADLVTYNNKYNLSNGEDNRDGENHNLSWNCGEEGEFASLSVRRLRKRQMRNFFVCLMVSQGVPMFYMGDEYGHTKGGNNNTYCHDHYVSYFRWYKKEEQSSDLYRFCCLMTKFRKECESLGLEDFPTSERLQWHGHQPGKPDWSEASRFVAFTMKDETKGEIYVAFNTSHLPVVVGLPERPGFRWEPVVDTGKEAPYDFLTDGLPDRAVTVYQFSHFLNSNLYPMLSYSSIILVLRPDV is encoded by the exons ATGGCGCAGCTCCCCTGCGTCTCGTCGCCGCGCCCGCTGCTCGCCATGCCCGCGGGCCggtggcgcgccggcgtgcgggcGCGGCCCAATGCGGCGGGAGCGGGAGCAGGGCGGGGGCGACTCCGCGCCGCCGCGGCGCGGCCCGTGGCCACGGCGGTGCAGGCGGAGCAGGATGAcggcgaggaggaggtggtggtggaggagaggTACGCGCTGGGCGGCGCGTGCAGGGTGCTCGCGGGAATGCCCGCGCCGCTGGGGGCCACCGCGCTCCACGGCGGGGTCAACTTCGCCGTCTACTCCAGCGGCGCCTCCGCCGCGTCGCTGTGCCTCTTCACCCCGGACGACCTCAAGGCG GATGCGGTGACTGAGGAGGTGCCCCTTGATCCCCTGCTCAACCGCACGGGAAACGTGTGGCACGTGTTTATCCATGGGGACCAGCTGCACGACATGCTCTACGGATACAGGTTCGATGGCGTGTTTGCCCCTGAGCGCGGCCAGTACTATGATGTGTCCAACGTCGTGGTGGATCCGTACGCCAAG GCAGTGGTAAGCCGAGGTGAATATGGTGTGCCTGCGCCTGGTGATAATTGCTGGCCTCAAATGGCTGGTATGATCCCTCTTCCGTATAGTACG TTTAACTGGCAAGGCGACCTACCCCTGGGGTATCATCAGAAGGACCTTGTCATCTATGAAATGCATTTGCGTGGGTTCACAAAGCATGATTCAAGCAACACAAAACACCCAGGAACTTACATTGGTGCTGTGTCAAAGCTTGACCATCTAAAG GAACTTGGAGTCAATTGTATAGAGTTAATGCCCTGCCATGAGTTCAACGAGCTAGAGTACTTCAGCTCCTCTTTCAA ATATTCATCAAGTGGCATAAGAGAATCTGGACGCGGTGCCATAAATGAATTTAAAACTTTTGTAAGGGAGGCCCACAAACGGGGAATTGAG GTGATCATGGATGTTGTCTTCAATCATACAGCTGAAGGTAATGAGAAAGGCCCAATATTATCCTTTAGGGGGGTAGATAATAGTACATACTACATGCTTGCACCTAAG GGAGAGTTCTATAATTATTCTGGTTGTGGAAATACCTTCAATTGTAACCATCCTGTAGTCCGTGAATTTATAGTGGATTGCTTGAG ATACTGGGTAACAGAAATGCATGTTGATGGTTTTCGTTTTGACCTTGCATCTATAATGACCAGAGGATGCAG TCTATGGGATCCAGTTAACGTGTATGGAAGTCCAATGGAAGGTGACATGATTACAACAGGGACACCTCTTGTTGCCCCACCACTTGTTGACATGATTAGCAATGACCCAATTCTTGGAGATGTCAAG CTCATTGCTGAAGCATGGGATGCAGGAGGCCTCTATCAAGTAGGTAAATTTCCACACTGGAACGTTTGGTCAGAGTGGAATGGAAAG TATCGCGATACCGTGCGTCAGTTCATCAAGGGCACAGATGGATTTGCTGGTGCTTTTGCTGAATGCCTATGCGGAAGTCCACAGTTATACCAG GCAGGGGGGAGGAAGCCTTGGCACAGTGTCAACTTTGTATGTGCCCACGATGGATTTACACTGGCTGATTTGGTCACATACAATAACAAGTACAACTTGTCAAATGGTGAGGACAACAGAGATGGGGAGAATCATAATCTTAGCTGGAATTGTGGGGAG GAAGGAGAATTTGCAAGTTTGTCAGTCCGAAGATTAAGGAAGAGGCAAATGCGCAATTTCTTTGTTTGTCTTATGGTTTCTCAG GGAGTTCCAATGTTCTACATGGGCGATGAATATGGTCACACAAAGGGAGGGAACAACAATACATACTGCCATGACCACTAT GTCAGTTATTTCCGTTGGTATAAGAAGGAAGAACAATCCTCTGATTTGTACAGATTCTGCTGCCTCATGACCAAATTCCGCAA GGAATGTGAATCCCTTGGCCTTGAGGACTTCCCGACTTCAGAACGGTTGCAATGGCACGGTCATCAGCCAGGGAAGCCTGACTGGTCGGAGGCAAGCCGATTCGTTGCCTTCACCATG AAGGATGAAACCAAAGGCGAGATCTACGTGGCCTTCAACACCAGCCACCTGCCGGTGGTCGTCGGGCTTCCAGAGCGCCCTGGGTTCCGATGGGAGCCGGTGGTGGACACAGGCAAGGAAGCACCGTATGACTTCCTCACCGACGGCCTACCAGACCGTGCTGTCACCGTCTACCAGTTCTCTCATTTCCTCAACTCCAATCTCTACCCTATGCTCAGCTACTCTTCTATCATCCTTGTATTGCGCCCTGATGTCTGA
- the LOC136472742 gene encoding isoamylase SU1, chloroplastic isoform X1 codes for MAQLPCVSSPRPLLAMPAGRWRAGVRARPNAAGAGAGRGRLRAAAARPVATAVQAEQDDGEEEVVVEERYALGGACRVLAGMPAPLGATALHGGVNFAVYSSGASAASLCLFTPDDLKADAVTEEVPLDPLLNRTGNVWHVFIHGDQLHDMLYGYRFDGVFAPERGQYYDVSNVVVDPYAKAVVSRGEYGVPAPGDNCWPQMAGMIPLPYSTFNWQGDLPLGYHQKDLVIYEMHLRGFTKHDSSNTKHPGTYIGAVSKLDHLKELGVNCIELMPCHEFNELEYFSSSFKMNFWGYSTINFFSPMARYSSSGIRESGRGAINEFKTFVREAHKRGIEVIMDVVFNHTAEGNEKGPILSFRGVDNSTYYMLAPKGEFYNYSGCGNTFNCNHPVVREFIVDCLRYWVTEMHVDGFRFDLASIMTRGCSLWDPVNVYGSPMEGDMITTGTPLVAPPLVDMISNDPILGDVKLIAEAWDAGGLYQVGKFPHWNVWSEWNGKYRDTVRQFIKGTDGFAGAFAECLCGSPQLYQAGGRKPWHSVNFVCAHDGFTLADLVTYNNKYNLSNGEDNRDGENHNLSWNCGEEGEFASLSVRRLRKRQMRNFFVCLMVSQGVPMFYMGDEYGHTKGGNNNTYCHDHYVSYFRWYKKEEQSSDLYRFCCLMTKFRKECESLGLEDFPTSERLQWHGHQPGKPDWSEASRFVAFTMKDETKGEIYVAFNTSHLPVVVGLPERPGFRWEPVVDTGKEAPYDFLTDGLPDRAVTVYQFSHFLNSNLYPMLSYSSIILVLRPDV; via the exons ATGGCGCAGCTCCCCTGCGTCTCGTCGCCGCGCCCGCTGCTCGCCATGCCCGCGGGCCggtggcgcgccggcgtgcgggcGCGGCCCAATGCGGCGGGAGCGGGAGCAGGGCGGGGGCGACTCCGCGCCGCCGCGGCGCGGCCCGTGGCCACGGCGGTGCAGGCGGAGCAGGATGAcggcgaggaggaggtggtggtggaggagaggTACGCGCTGGGCGGCGCGTGCAGGGTGCTCGCGGGAATGCCCGCGCCGCTGGGGGCCACCGCGCTCCACGGCGGGGTCAACTTCGCCGTCTACTCCAGCGGCGCCTCCGCCGCGTCGCTGTGCCTCTTCACCCCGGACGACCTCAAGGCG GATGCGGTGACTGAGGAGGTGCCCCTTGATCCCCTGCTCAACCGCACGGGAAACGTGTGGCACGTGTTTATCCATGGGGACCAGCTGCACGACATGCTCTACGGATACAGGTTCGATGGCGTGTTTGCCCCTGAGCGCGGCCAGTACTATGATGTGTCCAACGTCGTGGTGGATCCGTACGCCAAG GCAGTGGTAAGCCGAGGTGAATATGGTGTGCCTGCGCCTGGTGATAATTGCTGGCCTCAAATGGCTGGTATGATCCCTCTTCCGTATAGTACG TTTAACTGGCAAGGCGACCTACCCCTGGGGTATCATCAGAAGGACCTTGTCATCTATGAAATGCATTTGCGTGGGTTCACAAAGCATGATTCAAGCAACACAAAACACCCAGGAACTTACATTGGTGCTGTGTCAAAGCTTGACCATCTAAAG GAACTTGGAGTCAATTGTATAGAGTTAATGCCCTGCCATGAGTTCAACGAGCTAGAGTACTTCAGCTCCTCTTTCAA GATGAACTTCTGGGGATATTCCACAATAAATTTTTTCTCACCAATGGCAAGATATTCATCAAGTGGCATAAGAGAATCTGGACGCGGTGCCATAAATGAATTTAAAACTTTTGTAAGGGAGGCCCACAAACGGGGAATTGAG GTGATCATGGATGTTGTCTTCAATCATACAGCTGAAGGTAATGAGAAAGGCCCAATATTATCCTTTAGGGGGGTAGATAATAGTACATACTACATGCTTGCACCTAAG GGAGAGTTCTATAATTATTCTGGTTGTGGAAATACCTTCAATTGTAACCATCCTGTAGTCCGTGAATTTATAGTGGATTGCTTGAG ATACTGGGTAACAGAAATGCATGTTGATGGTTTTCGTTTTGACCTTGCATCTATAATGACCAGAGGATGCAG TCTATGGGATCCAGTTAACGTGTATGGAAGTCCAATGGAAGGTGACATGATTACAACAGGGACACCTCTTGTTGCCCCACCACTTGTTGACATGATTAGCAATGACCCAATTCTTGGAGATGTCAAG CTCATTGCTGAAGCATGGGATGCAGGAGGCCTCTATCAAGTAGGTAAATTTCCACACTGGAACGTTTGGTCAGAGTGGAATGGAAAG TATCGCGATACCGTGCGTCAGTTCATCAAGGGCACAGATGGATTTGCTGGTGCTTTTGCTGAATGCCTATGCGGAAGTCCACAGTTATACCAG GCAGGGGGGAGGAAGCCTTGGCACAGTGTCAACTTTGTATGTGCCCACGATGGATTTACACTGGCTGATTTGGTCACATACAATAACAAGTACAACTTGTCAAATGGTGAGGACAACAGAGATGGGGAGAATCATAATCTTAGCTGGAATTGTGGGGAG GAAGGAGAATTTGCAAGTTTGTCAGTCCGAAGATTAAGGAAGAGGCAAATGCGCAATTTCTTTGTTTGTCTTATGGTTTCTCAG GGAGTTCCAATGTTCTACATGGGCGATGAATATGGTCACACAAAGGGAGGGAACAACAATACATACTGCCATGACCACTAT GTCAGTTATTTCCGTTGGTATAAGAAGGAAGAACAATCCTCTGATTTGTACAGATTCTGCTGCCTCATGACCAAATTCCGCAA GGAATGTGAATCCCTTGGCCTTGAGGACTTCCCGACTTCAGAACGGTTGCAATGGCACGGTCATCAGCCAGGGAAGCCTGACTGGTCGGAGGCAAGCCGATTCGTTGCCTTCACCATG AAGGATGAAACCAAAGGCGAGATCTACGTGGCCTTCAACACCAGCCACCTGCCGGTGGTCGTCGGGCTTCCAGAGCGCCCTGGGTTCCGATGGGAGCCGGTGGTGGACACAGGCAAGGAAGCACCGTATGACTTCCTCACCGACGGCCTACCAGACCGTGCTGTCACCGTCTACCAGTTCTCTCATTTCCTCAACTCCAATCTCTACCCTATGCTCAGCTACTCTTCTATCATCCTTGTATTGCGCCCTGATGTCTGA